The Larimichthys crocea isolate SSNF chromosome II, L_crocea_2.0, whole genome shotgun sequence genome segment ttttttttttcttttttttgttcgtcGACGGTAGGCAGTCATATCAAACTGGTATTCACCACAAATCCACTTCCAGTCCAGAACTGAGGCAACTCCTTGCGCCACAGCGCTACAGTGAGGCTGGTGAGCAGAGTGCAAGGCACCAGGTAGAGCAAGGCCGGCTGACCCATCTGCATCAGGGCCAGAGCCACGAAGGTGATCAGCAGGCCGATGCCGTACgctgacgagagagagagacaacacagacaagGTGGTTAGTTTCCAGTCGAGTCTGACCAACAATTAAGATAATGCAGGTTTCATTAGGACTGGATTAATGTAATAATCACCACCGCTACTGTTAATCGGTGAACTCTGATCTTCTGGTGTATAGTGaccatattttacattttaaagtggATCTCTGCATCGTTTACCTGCAGGATGAGCTGCTTGtcttactttatttattattaatcagctcagtgtgacattttacttttgcatatattgttttttgttaatcTGATAGATGGAAACAGGAACACGGTACATTTCAAAGAGCTCGGTTCCGCTCGATGTTTCTGCTTCTTAtaggaagtttttccttgccactgtcggcaagtgcttgctcatggtggaaaccGTGTCTCCGCTCTACATGTAAAGTGTCAtaaaataacttctgttatgatttagcgctacataattaaaattaaatttaacaaTTAACAGTAAAAGAAGTCTATTACAAACTACATCCTGCCATGTTTCATTTCCGTGATGTTAATCCCATCCAAATGAGGCTCATCATAAAACTGCAGCAACGTTTCATAGATTATTACACAAGCCCCTCCGCCCCGTGTACGTACCGATCGTACAGGCCACAAAGTAGATCCTGGAGGattgtgttaaaatgtcaaacctgTGACAGTACACCACCAACAGACCTGACAGAAAAAAGAGTGTATTCAGCaacatttcatcacattcaAACATCGGACACAATCTTAATTATTTGAGTGAGCAGATAAGCTAATTTAAATGAGAGTCAATTATACAACATTAAATAGAAAGTGTGGGTGATGAGTAGCTCCGTGTTTACATAGCTGGCAACCACATCGATGTTTTCTCCTGCATGGACTTTGGTTAATGCTGATTCAATCATTTCTGGTTGTGACCTCATACTGAGCTTCAAGCGGTTTTTCGGTTCCTCGTGGTTTGATGACACAGTTAATTACCTGGTACTAAGATATCGCCAAAGCCCAGGAGGGAGAAGGGCCGGTCACAGAGAGCCAGGGGAGAGGAGTTTAACCTTGGTACTTTGAGCACCATGGGAAGCTGGAGGAAAACGCAAACATCGGTGTTAGTGTCGGCCTGCTCGTCCTCTGAGCTGATGGGAGTTGTGGAATTTGAAGACAAGCTCACCTTTTCATGCGTGGAGGAGTCAGAGGGGCCAGCCGCTACCTCCACCATTATACTTTCCCCACTCTGTGGAGGGAAAAGGTCACGGTTAACGTGAGCGTGACGCACGGTGACAGACGGCAGACGCATGAATAACATGTGAAAACGAGTGTTGACGTACATTCGTTAAGTAGGGGGTAATAAATACGAAGAAAACATCGTAGACAAAAAGGACCGACAGTAGTAAGGTGCAcgcctgcagagacagaaaacaagaggTGAGTTTACagctgacataaaaaaaaaatatagaatgcTGAGTGTGATAGTGCTGACCCACCTTAAATGTGGGGAGTCTGACTGTTTTGAGCATGTAGAGACAGAAGGCGATCCCCAGGGCGTCCTGTAACACCCACGCCCACCTGGAGGACACATAACAAGACTGTGAGTCAGCCCAGCCAACGTGTTATTATATGCTACCGTTATGTCACCCAACACACAGAAAGTGTACACGTGCTCTTAAATCAACATGGATGGGTGAAAGTAGAggctgaaatcatttttttaatgtatatataaatcaaatttGTGTGCATTAGCAGCCCTCATGAGAACACTGCTTCATGCCAGGATgataaatcctttttttaattaacaaaggACTAACACACTTCAAATGATTCTCCTGCTGTCAGCACATTGTTAGTAAGTGAAGGCACTATTtgtcagacaaacaggagaTGGCGTTGCTGCGAGAGGCTCAGAGCACGTCGGGAAAATCctgtcttaaaataaataaagtccaGATCCCATGTGACTGATGTGAAGTTTCTTTGTGtcatatgcacacacaagaTGTGTATGATGACATTTAAACTGAACTACCCAAGTCAGGTTTAATCTATAGcaggaaaatgaaataataaagattttcTGGAAACTTCAGTTCTCAGTCAGTTTGTACACGTGACAGTTTTTCTCTTTACACTTACTGGTCTTCATTGCGAAACACCATCCAGGTGATGCTGACACCGATGCAGAAGGCCGACAGCAGCAACATCCGGATCTGCGGCCGTTTGTGTAAGTACGGCAGGTTGTTCTCTGGGACCCTGTGATCATAAGATGATccacaaatcaataaatataaccAGCATGACGACATCACATCAGCAGTGTACATGAGGCCCTGCCTCCACCAAATAACTTAGTACAGCTTAGAAAATAAGCATTGATTATAACACTCTGGCAGCAGTTTGTCCTGTGTGCACCCCACGACTACTCTACAGTGTTTGATCGGTCCTGATGCGGAGATGCTGCCCATCTCACGTTTTGGTCGCGTGAGAGGCACAGAGTCCACCTCTCTTTTCGACAGGGTGTAATTTCATCATATTCTCAGCCTTGTTGTCAGTCGGGCGGCTGTGATTCGATCTGAGCAGCACTGAGTCTCCTcatctatctatatataataatactgtagagattaaatttgttttaatgtgctACTTCAATTGTTTTTGGTGTTGGACAGGTAGGAGCAGAGCAGGTCAGATAGttgagttgttttattttgagtcagGAGGATCTTAGATAAGAGTCatcttttggttttatttgatttaagcAGCATCATAAGGCCGCcttttctttgtagtttttttagTAGTATTTGTAAATTAAAAGTTACCAAGTAACGTTATTTAACCAAATCCATCTGCTGGGTTGTTACATAAATGGAGGCTTGTCCCAGATCTGAACCAAGgacaaaaagtacaaaacttATGCAACTGTACAAAGCATCAGAAACCAGTATGATGCGACGACAGCAGACTTTCGGGCGTGAGAGTCATGAAAACATACTGCTGTGTCTCACCTGCACTTGCAGAAAGGGAGTCTCCTGACAAAAGGCCACAGACAGCTATGGAGGCCGACAGACGAGGCCACGCAGAAGATGGCTATGACCCAGATGGCTAAacagagaggaagcagcaggCAGGAAGGACATTAGTGCACATTATCACATGATATCCACTCATATGCTATTGaggaaatacactttttttgtttgttctttggcTCTCTGACAAAGTTAGTCCTTAAATATCTTCTCCTTGTCCAGTGTTTAGTGTGCAACAGCTGATCAAAGACTGTCTGTCAGCAGCATAATCTATTTATCGGGGAAATGTTATCTGAGTCATTACACTCTTTCACGGCACGGCCAGTCTTTTGCACTCAAGAAGTTCACAGATTCAGATCTGTAATCTACAGCCACCTAATGCTGGACACCGCAGCTCTGCTAGAGGATAAAGAGTCTGCTGTAGCTTGAGTTGCTTGGAGGAATTGAGAGTTTACAGTGGAGCTAAACAGAAGAATCATTAACTGACGGTGTTATCCAAGATTTCCCCAGACGGTCTGGGCTTTTAACCAGCAATCTGCTGATTCTAAATCCTTCTTCTCAGCTGCTGAAAACCAAACTACACATACGGCAGGCCAGAGACATACGGCTGTGAatgctttaaatatattttggaatCAGGGAACGACAACTTGACAATGTTTCCAAAGTGATATTTATCCTGTACTTTGTACTTCTGTCTCAGTcaagacaaacaagaaaacttGTGAGATGCAGTTGAAAGCTCACAAGTGGAAGTTGAGATCATTTATCACATAAGGAAAGCATTGTTTTCACAGCCTGTATCCCCAGCGAATACTTTATTGAGCCGTGCCAGAATATGAGGAAAATTACAGACTGGCTTTAAGAGGCAAACCACCGCCCCAACACAGCAATAAATACTGGGCAGAGGGGACTGAAACCACTATTAATCCATTGGTCACATAAAAGTGGATCAGACCGAAGGGCTTTGAACAATCAATGTCGTGTGAGTGCATTCGTCGTACCCAGGCGGTCATAGAAAAAGTAGAGTAGCACCAGCATGCTGCAGCACATGACCACGAACACACAGATCATGATGGGGGTGACGTCTACCGTCTCCTCGTCCTGCTTCTCCGCGCCGTCGTCCCGCTTGTGCTTCATGTAGCgtctgcaggaggaaaaaacaaaattcagaGAGAGCGCTGACCTGCAGAGCCTCTAAAAACTAAAGATCACTGCCTATACAGATATGGGagctttctctctttattattatctttattttttttattattcactgACTCACTGATGCTTGGTGACTTGCCAAAGCACTGCAGACCATCCGCAGTCAACATTTACCATCATTGTACAGGCTGGCTCGGCACTCGCTTCCTTCCCGAGTTCAAATCACACAACCCAtattccaattttttttttctctctccctctgtgcgTCAGAGACCCCATCTGACTGTGCCCCCCAGTCACCTTGGCAACTCCGTCAGGAAAGGACAGACTGGGATTGGCTTAAGCTCGTGAGTCACTCATATAAACAACAGTGCCCTTTTCGTGGAGTCGCAGCAGTACAATGCAGACTGCTGCTGGTTTAAAAAGAAGAGACGAGCACACACTCCTGGAAGAGGAAAAGACTGAGCAGTCATACACTCATGCTTCTTTGCCAAGAAGGTGGTGCCTAATTTTCCCTGGAGATAACTCCACTGATAAATTAACTCAGATTTAAATTTAGCAGTAGTCGGGAACTAAAAGTGTGGTATGCACAGGAAGAAGGAAACTTTGTGTGCTGTAATGATGAGATGTGCAGAGTAAAAAGTCGGGTAAACTACGCAACAAGACGCATTAGTGACAATCAACAATTATTTTTGCCCCTGAGAAGACTTTATCTTTACATAAATGAAGCCACATTTGCACTTTCCATTCAGTTTAATATGTGTATCCTCTTCTATGCTAATAAAAATCTTTAATGAATTTACCCTCCAGTACATTGCTGCTTGTAATGAGTTGTTTCTGCTCACTCAAACCAGACTGAACCTCAGAGAGATAATCCACATTAATTGTAGTTTCCACCTCTATCGCTCCATCAGGTACACTTACTTCTTGCTGTCTCTGCTGCCGGCCCAGTAACCTCCAATGGCAACTGTTCCCACTGCCATCAGAAAGATGATCACCATGTTGTAGTCCAACACCGGCTCGTTGGGTGCATACATGGCAACCTGTCTTCCTTTACCAAATGTCTGCAGGAGTTAGAAACACTACAGTCAAGGGATGGCTAAAGGTTTCGATACATTTGTACACATGAAAACTTGCATTATTTATAATTTGACAGAGGTCCATTCTGTATTCGTCCTTGTCTGCTACCTACAATGACACATATAAAcatctgtttctgctgtcagactgtaaaaTGAGTTTCAGGCCACTCACCTTGCTTATGTCCAGCATATCAGAGTAGCTGAGCAGCGCTACAGGAATGTCGATCTCCTCATACTGAGTCTTGTTTCCTGCTGGTGGGGTCTgtaatttaaaagaaacaaaagacaaagagacaaaatcaATTTAATCCCGACACGCACAGACTACAAACAACACCCTTGAGATAGTTCTGAGCGGGCTTACCAGTCTGTCCTTGCTGACTATGAGGATGCCTTTGGCGCCGTTAATCTGGGCCAGTCGGACTTTTTCATAGAAAGTGCAGTTGCCTCTCATCACCATGGGGATGCGATTTGGGAAGCCTCCCTCCGGGACCTCAGATGGCGAGCACAGGACCGATGTTGTCAGGTCGTGGATCTGAAGACGTGACTTTAAGACAAATGGTTTGCAACGTTAACCTGAGCTGGAGGGAATCCTGATGTGGTTGAGAAATCAATATAGATTAAGATATATTTTCTTGCTAATGACACAgcatttatttgatgtttatttCTCAACAGGCTGGATATAACTGTTCTTCTAAAGCCAAAATGTTTGCATAAGGGAGGAGAGTTTTTTCTAATGAGAGAAATCAATCAATTAtatctaaaaatgaaatgaccCAGAAACAGTAATTGATGCATTTATTCCGTCCTGGATAACAGTAATTTATTCTAATATCAGCTATAGATCTCCAACATTTGCAGATGGTTCAGAAAGAACCTGCCAGAGTCCAAACAGGCACAAGTAGCAGAGATCACATTTCAAGTATGAGGCATCCTGAAAAACCTTTTATTGACTGCCAACATAAGTGCATAATGTAGCTCATCCCCACTGTTCTGTGCGGCCGTTAAGTGTCATTAACAAAGACCTGGTTGTACATCTCGTGACTTACTGCCTTATTGAGGTCCTGAGGTAGACGTGCCCACTGTGAGTTGAAGAATATGCAGTAATCCTTTCCTTTGCTCTTGCCCTTGTCACTGAAATGGGCCATGCCGTACTCTCCCACCACCTGTCAacacaacaacgacaacaacgtCTGTATGAGTCCACGTGTCCATGAGATGTTTTTGGATGATAGACTTGAACTTTATTTCCAgccgcacacatacacacaaccttTCTCGCTGTTTCCTGTAACAAAGTAAAAGTATTGCGGAGAAAGTAAAAGAGGATCTTTGATATTTGTGATTACATGAGTTCTGATAGAGGAACTGGGTTAATAGACAAGTTTTAGGTctcataaaaggaaaaaaaaacatccagataaatacaacaacaaaagatcCATCCCCTTGACAACCTCTGACCTTATTCCATAAATAAGCCCCGACATTACATCTCAAGGTTCCCCTTTTACTCAAGTCACAAATTACAAATATTAATTAACATGCTCGAGGGTGGCATTTTACACATGATGCATCTCCTGTTGCTCTGCTCAGAGCCGCACGGTCAGCATTCCCACATTTCTTTTATCACCGATATCCATTACACTGATTCATCGACGTGTCGGATCAGATATATGTGCCAAAAGGCAGAATTTGACacttcataaataaatgtatatttctgcTAACCAAGGTGCAACAGAAGAGAAAACCAATgacacttttaaatccagggAACAGTCTTTTAAATATTAGCCGTAATATGTGCATTGTATATGTTTATGATTTAGTCTGATATAAatggagaggacacacacacacacctttcagtATGAAGCAAGAAAGCACAACAACATCTCAAACTAACAGCCTCCAGAGTTGAACCAACACCTCTATAAAAAACAGTGtaaagacaaactgaacactttAATAAAATGGGTATTGTTTCAAGGTGTTTGTATTAGGTTAGTTTTAGCCAGGTGAACctaataaaatgtcaaaataaaggcCGATGGCCTGGTTTTATTCAAGCTTTGACTGCAGTAATGGTGAGCCTGGAGACTTTAAGGTATatcatttataaaacagtctACAgttagttatatatatataacagagCCGGTCAAGTTGGTCATACTTTGACTCAGCAGGTTAAAGTACAGCAGCTTTTTGTATATTACGGAGTCACATTATGATCAGTTATGTTTTAACGTTACCCTTATTTCAGACGCGTTACCACATATTTATAACTATTAAAAAAGCTGTAGTGGTGTATCAACAGTAGGACCCTGCTTGgtttaatgttacattataaAAAGGTGAGCAGCGGTGTGTAGGTTTAACAGGGCCCACGGTAATCTCCGCAAGCTAGCGGTGGTAGCATCCCGAGCTAATaatccctaaaaaaaaaaaatctgtttttgtctgccACGTGCCGCAATGCGAAGTAAAAACGCACAGAGGAATAGTTTCCAAGGAAATACACTCGGTCTCTCTCACCTTCTGGATGAGAAAAGCGGCCCAGAACAGTGTTTCAGGGACCCTCATGAtgccttttttgtgtttttagcttgttgttgtttccccCATCGACAGACCAACCGACAGACCAACCGCTCGGCTCGAGAGACCCTCGCACGAGCCCCCACCAGCTGTTCTAACAGGCCACGCCCATTCCGCGGTGACTATATAACGGTTACTTTTTAACCGACGACCAACGGCCACAACGCGAATATGTTAAATCTATGTTAGATATACGTTTGGTGAACGTTTTCGCTCGGTTTGACTGAGGCTCGACGGTTCATGTTTAAAGTACGACAGGCGGCTGCGCTTTAAAGAGGAAGTTCGTGGCTGTGAAACGCAGTGGCGGACTCGGGCTGTTTGAGGGCCAGGGgcgaaaataaataaaaagggcaCCAGCTGAAtgttacggaagccctaaagggtcatacatacatacattttattcctcccgttttcccgtgataacgagataattaattcaagatctcGAGACAACAAAACGATAGTCCATAATTCCATAattccataatttctgacaaagatTTGTATACTTGATTTCAGGACCATcttgactgttcactcactcagtataaagcatatttactgtatcattttggagaaattcagcctcaaagtttattattttgaattgaaaaaggcattatgtacaatatttactctcctgtaaaatctctttgatccataatttctcacagatttcaagtgcgcccgtattacagaatgtatggcaaatcagaaatactttaataatcccatgaggaaattatttattattattaatgcatgtagtccatgatacagaGCGAGCATACCTATTatgccactgtaaaatccctttgatccataatttctgattTTTGATCAAAGTAGTAGTTGATTAACagaagagtaaatattgtacataatgcccttttcaat includes the following:
- the sppl2 gene encoding signal peptide peptidase-like 2 isoform X2; the protein is MRVPETLFWAAFLIQKVVGEYGMAHFSDKGKSKGKDYCIFFNSQWARLPQDLNKASRLQIHDLTTSVLCSPSEVPEGGFPNRIPMVMRGNCTFYEKVRLAQINGAKGILIVSKDRLTPPAGNKTQYEEIDIPVALLSYSDMLDISKTFGKGRQVAMYAPNEPVLDYNMVIIFLMAVGTVAIGGYWAGSRDSKKRYMKHKRDDGAEKQDEETVDVTPIMICVFVVMCCSMLVLLYFFYDRLAIWVIAIFCVASSVGLHSCLWPFVRRLPFCKCRVPENNLPYLHKRPQIRMLLLSAFCIGVSITWMVFRNEDQWAWVLQDALGIAFCLYMLKTVRLPTFKACTLLLSVLFVYDVFFVFITPYLTNSGESIMVEVAAGPSDSSTHEKLPMVLKVPRLNSSPLALCDRPFSLLGFGDILVPGLLVVYCHRFDILTQSSRIYFVACTIAYGIGLLITFVALALMQMGQPALLYLVPCTLLTSLTVALWRKELPQFWTGSGFVSAAEGSAVCECHCSLP
- the sppl2 gene encoding signal peptide peptidase-like 2 isoform X1, which codes for MRVPETLFWAAFLIQKVVGEYGMAHFSDKGKSKGKDYCIFFNSQWARLPQDLNKASRLQIHDLTTSVLCSPSEVPEGGFPNRIPMVMRGNCTFYEKVRLAQINGAKGILIVSKDRLTPPAGNKTQYEEIDIPVALLSYSDMLDISKTFGKGRQVAMYAPNEPVLDYNMVIIFLMAVGTVAIGGYWAGSRDSKKRYMKHKRDDGAEKQDEETVDVTPIMICVFVVMCCSMLVLLYFFYDRLAIWVIAIFCVASSVGLHSCLWPFVRRLPFCKCRVPENNLPYLHKRPQIRMLLLSAFCIGVSITWMVFRNEDQWAWVLQDALGIAFCLYMLKTVRLPTFKACTLLLSVLFVYDVFFVFITPYLTNSGESIMVEVAAGPSDSSTHEKLPMVLKVPRLNSSPLALCDRPFSLLGFGDILVPGLLVVYCHRFDILTQSSRIYFVACTIAYGIGLLITFVALALMQMGQPALLYLVPCTLLTSLTVALWRKELPQFWTGSGFVPAIVLAPINCTQTTAPQIEEPSTKPEPQTTDDQSEDSPQHPPQETPQAENEEEKKSD